A window of Cryptomeria japonica chromosome 3, Sugi_1.0, whole genome shotgun sequence contains these coding sequences:
- the LOC131068850 gene encoding serpin-ZX-like yields MDIPALIRCQTHFSLNFSNKALEVNVKKNVVFSPVSISVVLSLAGGGTKGATLDQFCNCLKSKDIHQLNELSFHLINAILMDGSASGGPLLSFVNGVWVEQSFTLKPNYRDIVNNRYNAEANSANEIRMEVNKWAENESKGKIEEFLSPDSVDEDTRLILANALYFKGRWEDIFDFSATEEGTFNLPNGESVQVPMMTTTENQFIKIVDDCKILRLPYFQGQDNRSFSMYIILPNDINGLPELERKVDLNFLEHHLSQGSKVKVRYFQLPRFKISSSVNATDILKTMGLVLPFTIHANFDDMVEFYEGERLCITNVFHKSFVEVNEVGTEATAISTITYKQMCARMYPIEDFIADHPFMFVIKEDKTGVILFVGHVLNPLES; encoded by the exons ATGGATATCCCGGCTTTAATTCGTTGTCAAACACATTTCTCACTTAACTTTTCAAACAAAGCACTAGAAGTAAATGTAAAGAAGAACGTTGTTTTTTCTCCAGTGAGCATATCTGTGGTATTGAGTTTGGCTGGAGGTGGAACAAAGGGTGCAACGTTAGATCAGTTTTGTAATTGTCTCAAATCTAAAGATATCCATCAATTGAACGAACTTTCTTTTCATCTCATCAATGCAATTTTAATGGATGGAAGTGCTAGTGGAGGTCCCCTTCTGTCATTTGTGAATGGAGTATGGGTGGAGCAATCCTTCACTTTAAAGCCCAATTATAGAGATATTGTGAACAATCGATATAATGCAGAAGCTAACTCG GCAAATGAAATTAGAATGGAGGTGAATAAATGGGCAGAAAATGAGAGCAAGGGGAAGATTGAAGAGTTCCTCTCACCTGATTCTGTGGATGAAGATACCAGGCTGATTTTGGCAAATGCCTTGTATTTCAAGGGCAGATGGGAAgatatttttgatttttctgcAACAGAAGAGGGTACTTTTAATTTGCCAAATGGGGAGAGTGTGCAAGTACCCATGATGACTACTACAGAGAATCAATTTATTAAAATAGTTGATGACTGCAAAATCCTACGCCTTCCCTATTTTCAGGGACAGGACAACCGGTCCTTCTCCATGTATATTATATTGCCCAATGATATCAATGGTCTGCCTGAACTGGAAAGAAAGGTTGATCTTAATTTTCTTGAGCATCATCTGTCCCAAGGAAGTAAGGTAAAGGTACGTTATTTTCAGCTGCCTCGCTTCAAGATATCATCTAGTGTTAATGCAACTGACATCCTGAAAACGATGGGACTGGTCTTACCCTTTACCATTCATGCAAATTTCGATGACATGGTTGAGTTTTATGAGGGTGAGCGTCTCTGCATTACAAATGTTTTTCACAAATCATTTGTGGAGGTTAACGAGGTAGGCACTGAAGCCACAGCTATCAGTACAATTACGTATAAGCAAATGTGCGCACGCATGTACCCAATTGAGGACTTTATAGCTGATCATCCTTTCATGTTTGTCATCAAGGAAGATAAAACTGGAGTTATTCTATTTGTTGGACATGTATTGAATCCCCTTGAAAGCTAA